Proteins encoded together in one Microplitis mediator isolate UGA2020A chromosome 7, iyMicMedi2.1, whole genome shotgun sequence window:
- the LOC130671004 gene encoding ubiquitin-conjugating enzyme E2 W, with the protein MFMFIKGQETNKMTAMSPSERRLQKELMALIREPPPGVQVDEDLVGQNLTQWIVHMEGAKGTLYEGERFQLQFKFSSKYPFDSPEVTFIGGNIPIHPHVYSNGHICLSILTDDWSPALSVQSVCLSIVSMLSSCKEKKRPPDNTFYVKTCNKNPKKTKWWYHDDSV; encoded by the exons ATGTTTATGTTTATCAAAGGACAAGAAACTAATAAAATGACGGCAATGTCTCCTTCAGAA CGGCGACTTCAAAAAGAATTAATGGCTTTAATACGAGAACCTCCACCTGGTGTACAAGTAGATGAAGATCTCGTTGGCCAAAATCTAACTCAATGGATTGTCCACATGGAAGGAGCTAAGGGTACCCTTTACGAAGGGGAACGTTTTCAGTTACAGTTTAAGTTTAGCTCAAAGTATCCATTCGATTCACCGGAAGTAACTTTTATTGGAGGAAACATTCCTATTCATCCGCATGTATACAGTAatggtcatatatgtttgTCAATTTTGACAGATGACTGGTCTCCGGCTCTCTCTGTTCAAAGTGTTTGCCTTAGTATTGTATCTATGCTAAGTTCTTGcaaagaaaaa aAACGACCACCTGATAATACATTTTATGTGAAAACGTGTAATAAAAATCCAAAGAAGACAAAGTGGTGGTATCATG atgatAGCGTATAA